From Proteiniborus sp. MB09-C3, the proteins below share one genomic window:
- a CDS encoding glycosyltransferase family 8 protein: MLNVLVTLDSNYIKPLKVMLKSLFLNNQKERFTIYLMHSSLTSNELNDLDDYIKAHGSQLQIVDIDDSYFVNAPTLLHYTKAMYYRLLAFKFLPEELDRILYLDPDILVINSVNELYNTDIKKYLYAAAYHDLIPIKEVNRLRLNQYKIDAYYNSGVLLMNLERQRLSIDENTIFEFVEKNHSKLIMPDQDILNALYSKQIKALDEKLYNYDARYYRYYKMKTNGICDMDYVIKNTVVLHFCGKRKPWKKSYSGKFHALYKHYEKLALY; this comes from the coding sequence ATGTTGAATGTACTTGTTACTTTAGATTCTAACTATATTAAACCTTTGAAGGTTATGCTTAAATCGCTTTTTTTAAACAATCAAAAAGAAAGGTTTACAATCTATCTAATGCACTCAAGTCTTACCTCAAATGAGTTAAATGATTTAGATGACTATATTAAAGCTCATGGCAGCCAATTGCAAATCGTAGATATTGATGATAGCTACTTTGTAAATGCACCAACCTTACTTCACTATACTAAAGCTATGTATTACAGATTACTAGCATTTAAGTTTTTGCCTGAGGAGCTTGATCGTATTTTATATTTAGATCCTGATATTTTAGTAATCAATTCAGTTAATGAATTGTATAATACTGATATTAAGAAATATCTATATGCTGCTGCATATCATGATTTAATTCCTATTAAAGAAGTTAATAGGCTAAGACTAAATCAGTACAAGATTGATGCATACTATAATTCTGGAGTACTTTTAATGAACTTAGAAAGACAGAGATTATCTATCGATGAGAATACTATTTTCGAGTTTGTAGAAAAAAATCATTCAAAACTAATCATGCCAGATCAGGATATATTAAATGCTTTATATTCAAAGCAGATAAAAGCCTTAGATGAAAAGCTATACAATTACGATGCAAGATATTATCGTTATTATAAAATGAAGACTAATGGAATATGTGATATGGATTATGTCATAAAAAATACAGTCGTTCTTCATTTCTGTGGTAAAAGAAAGCCGTGGAAAAAGAGCTATAGTGGTAAATTCCATGCATTATATAAGCATTATGAAAAGCTGGCATTATATTAA
- a CDS encoding RNA polymerase sigma factor gives MINIRDFINGSEYELELVIKRFTVPLMKYCYSILCNYSDAEDAVQMTFIKIYDRRKTLKKDEAFSSFLYRTAYTTCIDIIRKRKFLMIPFKEEQEDRLNYMSEELENALKKLSLLDRALIYGRVIEEYSYEQLSIIHGKSEASLRKRYQRAKEKLAKNLENDEYNYYIYSNKEESI, from the coding sequence GTGATTAATATTAGAGACTTCATTAATGGCAGTGAATATGAGTTAGAGCTTGTTATAAAACGATTTACTGTACCTTTAATGAAGTATTGCTATAGTATTCTATGCAATTACAGTGATGCAGAAGATGCAGTTCAAATGACTTTTATCAAGATATATGATAGACGAAAAACATTAAAGAAGGACGAGGCATTTTCATCATTTCTTTACAGAACAGCGTATACTACTTGTATAGATATAATAAGAAAGAGAAAATTTTTAATGATTCCTTTTAAAGAAGAACAAGAAGATAGACTAAACTATATGTCTGAAGAACTTGAAAATGCTTTGAAGAAACTGTCTTTACTTGATAGAGCCTTGATTTATGGAAGAGTAATAGAAGAATATTCATATGAACAATTGTCTATCATTCATGGAAAGTCAGAGGCAAGCTTACGTAAAAGATATCAGCGTGCAAAAGAGAAATTAGCAAAGAATTTAGAAAATGATGAATATAACTATTATATTTATTCAAATAAGGAGGAATCAATATGA
- the helD gene encoding RNA polymerase recycling motor HelD, with translation MQAQKHPAFDEENGYLKDTCQCMDKEIDYLENEIEQMNKDLSKLKKSVGGNYSDDVIVQTTIHETNKKKLNQLKRAEGKPYFGRVDFKDLEKSEYETFYVGKTSLTRRNDDKIIVLDWRAPMASLYYSGEIGEVMYNAPDGLIIGDLKLKRQYEIENKKLINIFDKGLTPMDEYLQTALWEKKDNRLRDIVNTIQGEQNDIIRADKGKVLIVQGVAGSGKTTIVLHRIAYLMYTYQEVFDAEKLLIIVPNNLFLNYISDVLPDLGVEEIKQSTFEDLAMSLLNTEYKLVDIETKFYQLLDYQKLSEEYRKKLQFSSYFKGSMTFKNIIDKYVAHLSSSFVPKIDLKINDFIVYSYDEVLKMYEEDYRYLPIVSRSKRIRKYMESNVSDRVKNIQSRITKQYDAKVKLLKASVEDIESIRNELIQLYDKRDNINRELEDSKHKAIKQYFEQWQNLDVGMLYKTLLSDCKNFKLYTDGEFHDENLEFISNYSRNIFDNGMLEREDLAALLYLHLKLEGLSLKGRYNHIVIDEAQDYSELQMYILRQLSSNDSFTIVGDISQGIHSYKGIGNWKELMEDVFSDCDKELLNLKICYRSTMEIMNFANEVIKKWRKDNITLAEPVLRSGDKPLIMKKNSEDEIINDIALRIKELKGEGHKSIAIICKTTQESIDVYEILNKTVDDSINIITHKDTSYGGGIVVIPTYLSKGLEFDAVIVFNCSNDNYIADELHIKLLYVSITRPLHKLLIYYKDRPSVLLDIDSKYYQ, from the coding sequence ATGCAGGCTCAGAAGCACCCAGCATTTGATGAGGAAAATGGGTATTTAAAGGATACTTGCCAGTGTATGGATAAGGAGATAGATTATCTTGAAAATGAAATAGAGCAAATGAATAAAGACTTATCAAAGCTGAAAAAATCTGTAGGTGGCAATTATAGTGATGATGTCATTGTGCAAACTACCATTCATGAAACTAATAAGAAAAAACTTAATCAGCTTAAGAGAGCTGAAGGGAAACCCTATTTTGGAAGAGTAGATTTCAAAGACCTTGAAAAGTCTGAATATGAAACATTCTATGTTGGCAAGACTAGCCTAACCAGAAGAAATGATGATAAGATAATAGTTCTTGACTGGAGAGCCCCTATGGCGAGCTTATACTACAGTGGTGAAATAGGAGAGGTAATGTATAACGCGCCTGATGGGCTGATAATAGGGGATTTGAAGCTTAAAAGGCAATATGAGATAGAGAATAAAAAATTAATTAATATTTTTGATAAGGGGCTTACTCCCATGGATGAGTATCTTCAAACTGCATTATGGGAAAAGAAGGATAATAGACTAAGGGATATAGTCAATACCATACAAGGTGAACAAAATGATATAATAAGAGCAGACAAAGGAAAGGTTCTCATAGTGCAGGGAGTAGCAGGTAGTGGAAAAACTACAATTGTATTGCATAGAATAGCATATCTTATGTATACTTACCAAGAGGTATTTGATGCTGAAAAGCTACTTATCATAGTACCTAATAATCTTTTCTTAAACTACATTTCTGATGTACTGCCAGATTTGGGAGTAGAGGAAATAAAACAATCTACTTTTGAAGACCTCGCAATGTCATTATTGAATACCGAATATAAGCTAGTTGACATTGAGACTAAATTTTATCAGCTACTAGACTATCAAAAATTATCAGAAGAATATAGAAAGAAGCTGCAATTTAGCTCATATTTTAAAGGTTCAATGACATTTAAAAATATAATAGATAAATACGTTGCGCATCTGTCTTCAAGCTTTGTTCCCAAAATTGATCTCAAAATAAATGATTTTATCGTATATTCATACGATGAAGTACTTAAAATGTATGAAGAAGACTATAGGTACCTTCCTATTGTATCCCGCTCGAAAAGAATTCGAAAATATATGGAATCAAATGTATCAGATAGGGTTAAGAATATTCAATCAAGGATTACAAAACAATATGATGCTAAAGTAAAGCTTTTAAAGGCTTCTGTAGAAGATATTGAATCCATAAGAAATGAACTTATACAGCTATATGATAAGAGAGATAATATTAATCGTGAATTGGAAGATTCTAAGCATAAGGCTATAAAACAATATTTTGAACAATGGCAGAATCTTGATGTAGGCATGCTGTATAAAACACTATTATCAGATTGCAAAAATTTTAAACTATATACTGATGGTGAATTTCATGATGAAAACCTTGAATTTATCAGTAACTATTCTAGAAATATATTTGATAATGGAATGCTGGAGAGAGAAGATTTAGCTGCGCTATTATATCTGCATTTAAAACTTGAAGGTCTATCTTTAAAAGGGAGATACAACCATATAGTAATAGATGAAGCTCAAGACTATAGTGAACTCCAAATGTATATATTAAGGCAGCTTAGTAGCAATGATTCTTTTACGATAGTGGGAGATATTTCGCAAGGGATACACTCATATAAGGGTATAGGGAATTGGAAAGAGCTGATGGAGGATGTATTTTCAGATTGTGATAAGGAGCTATTGAACTTAAAAATATGTTATCGTTCTACAATGGAGATAATGAATTTTGCCAATGAAGTTATAAAAAAATGGAGAAAAGATAATATTACTCTTGCAGAGCCTGTTTTAAGATCGGGAGATAAGCCTCTTATTATGAAAAAAAATAGTGAGGATGAGATTATAAACGATATTGCATTAAGAATAAAAGAGCTTAAAGGCGAAGGACATAAGTCAATTGCTATAATATGCAAGACTACGCAGGAGAGCATAGATGTATATGAAATATTGAATAAAACTGTAGATGACAGCATAAATATAATTACTCATAAGGATACCTCCTATGGAGGCGGAATAGTGGTGATTCCAACATATCTGTCAAAGGGATTAGAGTTTGATGCAGTCATAGTATTCAACTGTTCAAATGATAATTATATCGCCGATGAACTTCATATTAAACTATTATATGTTTCTATAACAAGGCCTTTGCATAAGCTTCTTATATATTATAAAGATAGGCCGTCAGTTTTACTAGATATCGATAGCAAATATTATCAATAA
- a CDS encoding cation-translocating P-type ATPase has protein sequence MWFSKSQEEVLKEFSVNPDTGLTTEEANSRLQKYGENKLKGKPKKSLISLFLAQLKDMLIYVLLGATVITIAIGEYGDAIIILLVVILNAVIGVVQEYKAGKAIEALQQMTTPKTLVRRDGEVKEINSEQIVPGDIVIIDAGRYIPADIRLIESANLQIEESALTGESVPTDKEANDIHEDPKTPIGDKSNMAFMSTLVTYGRGEGVVVATAMETEMGKIAKILDEDDEEMTPLQRRLEELGKILGFIAIGICALIFVIALFQRRDLFNMFLIAISLAVAAIPEGLAAIVAIVLAIGVTRMSKINAIVKKLPAVETLGSVNIICSDKTGTLTQNKMTVVKNYTLNNIKDLPTVETSFEANKDEAELIKTLVLCSDATYENGESTGDPTEVALVVLGDKYKLTKRELNLKHKRIAEKPFDSGRKLMSTLNKEEDGFRVHTKGAIDNILKISTHALVDGKVVQLTEEMKTKYLKVAEEMSDDALRVLGAAFKDTTDIISPEDMEKDLTIIGLVGMIDPPRIEVKDSIRDAKIAGITPVMITGDHRNTAVAIAKELGIADSIEQSLTGAEIDELSDEEFSKRINDYRVFARVSPEHKVKIVKAYKSHGNIVSMTGDGVNDAPSLKYADIGVAMGITGTDVSKGASDMILTDDNFTTIVHAIEEGRNIYNNIKKAVIFLLSCNLGEVITVLASILFRWPVPLLAPQILWINLITDTFPAIALGVDPGDKDVMKKKPRDPKESFFAEGAGVRAVIGGTLIGILTLAAFYFGLSEHGYSLGSENIPENVLTYARTMSFVVLAASQLFYSLTMRNSTKSIFQIGLFSNMYLIGAIIIGFILQFGVISVPFFANVFEVHNLSLGDWGLVIIFALVPLIVNEIIKAFMRLKEKAS, from the coding sequence ATGTGGTTTTCAAAATCACAGGAGGAAGTACTGAAAGAATTCAGTGTAAATCCAGACACAGGACTGACTACTGAAGAAGCTAATTCCAGGCTTCAGAAGTATGGTGAAAATAAATTAAAAGGTAAACCAAAGAAAAGCTTAATATCATTATTTCTTGCACAGCTTAAAGATATGCTAATCTATGTTCTTTTAGGTGCTACAGTTATAACAATTGCAATTGGAGAATATGGAGATGCTATAATAATTCTTTTAGTTGTAATCCTAAATGCAGTAATAGGAGTGGTGCAGGAATATAAGGCAGGAAAAGCTATTGAGGCACTACAGCAGATGACTACTCCAAAAACTCTCGTAAGACGTGATGGTGAAGTCAAGGAAATAAATTCAGAACAAATAGTACCGGGAGATATTGTTATTATAGATGCTGGTAGATATATACCTGCAGATATTAGGTTAATAGAAAGCGCAAACCTTCAAATAGAGGAATCTGCTTTAACAGGTGAATCTGTGCCTACAGATAAGGAGGCAAATGACATTCATGAAGATCCCAAGACTCCTATAGGTGATAAATCCAATATGGCGTTTATGTCTACTCTTGTTACTTATGGTAGGGGTGAAGGCGTTGTTGTGGCAACAGCAATGGAAACCGAAATGGGTAAAATAGCTAAGATATTAGATGAAGATGATGAAGAAATGACTCCTTTACAAAGAAGACTAGAGGAGCTTGGCAAAATTCTTGGATTTATAGCTATTGGAATTTGTGCACTTATATTTGTAATTGCTTTATTCCAGAGAAGAGATTTATTCAATATGTTCTTAATTGCTATTAGTTTAGCAGTTGCAGCAATTCCAGAAGGGTTAGCTGCTATAGTTGCTATAGTGTTGGCAATTGGAGTTACTAGAATGTCTAAAATTAATGCCATAGTTAAAAAGCTACCAGCAGTTGAGACATTAGGCTCTGTAAATATTATATGCTCAGATAAAACTGGTACCCTTACTCAGAATAAGATGACAGTTGTAAAAAATTATACACTTAATAATATAAAGGATTTACCTACTGTAGAGACTAGCTTTGAGGCTAATAAGGACGAGGCTGAATTAATTAAGACTTTAGTCTTATGTTCAGATGCTACTTATGAAAATGGCGAAAGTACTGGAGATCCTACAGAGGTAGCCTTAGTAGTATTAGGAGATAAATATAAGCTTACAAAAAGGGAATTAAACTTAAAGCATAAAAGAATTGCAGAAAAACCATTTGATTCAGGTAGAAAGCTAATGTCAACCTTAAACAAAGAAGAAGATGGCTTTAGAGTTCATACAAAAGGGGCTATTGATAATATATTAAAGATTTCGACTCATGCCCTTGTAGATGGTAAGGTAGTTCAATTAACTGAAGAAATGAAAACAAAGTACTTAAAAGTAGCAGAGGAAATGTCAGATGATGCGCTTAGGGTACTGGGTGCAGCTTTTAAAGATACAACTGATATAATAAGTCCTGAGGATATGGAAAAAGATTTAACTATCATAGGGTTAGTGGGAATGATAGATCCTCCAAGAATTGAGGTTAAGGATTCTATAAGAGATGCAAAGATCGCAGGTATTACTCCTGTAATGATAACTGGAGACCACAGAAATACAGCTGTTGCAATTGCTAAGGAACTTGGAATTGCAGATTCTATAGAACAGAGCTTGACAGGTGCTGAAATAGATGAGCTATCAGATGAGGAGTTTTCAAAAAGAATTAATGATTATAGAGTATTTGCTAGGGTTTCACCAGAACACAAGGTAAAGATAGTCAAGGCATATAAATCTCACGGAAATATAGTGTCAATGACTGGTGATGGTGTAAATGATGCACCCTCATTAAAATATGCGGATATAGGTGTTGCCATGGGTATAACTGGTACAGATGTTTCTAAGGGTGCTAGTGACATGATACTTACAGATGACAATTTTACTACCATTGTTCATGCTATAGAAGAAGGCAGAAACATTTATAATAATATTAAGAAGGCTGTAATATTTCTTTTATCATGTAATCTAGGAGAAGTTATTACAGTGCTGGCTTCCATCTTATTCCGTTGGCCAGTTCCGCTTCTAGCTCCACAAATATTATGGATAAATCTAATAACTGATACTTTTCCAGCGATTGCACTTGGCGTTGACCCTGGAGATAAGGATGTAATGAAAAAGAAACCAAGGGATCCTAAGGAAAGCTTTTTTGCTGAAGGAGCAGGAGTTAGGGCTGTTATTGGAGGAACACTAATAGGAATACTTACATTGGCAGCTTTTTACTTTGGATTAAGTGAACATGGATATAGCTTGGGATCAGAGAATATACCTGAAAATGTACTAACTTATGCTAGAACTATGTCATTTGTTGTGTTAGCAGCTTCACAGTTATTTTATTCATTAACAATGAGAAACTCAACTAAGTCAATATTTCAAATAGGCTTATTCTCTAACATGTACCTAATAGGTGCTATAATTATAGGATTTATTCTACAGTTTGGTGTTATTTCAGTGCCATTCTTTGCAAATGTATTCGAAGTGCATAATCTAAGCTTAGGAGACTGGGGATTAGTTATAATATTTGCCTTAGTTCCATTAATAGTAAATGAAATAATTAAAGCGTTTATGAGATTAAAGGAGAAGGCATCATAA
- a CDS encoding DNA polymerase IV translates to MQDVIQSKQLSIIHVDMDAFYASVEEHDNPNLKGLPIIVGGMSNHGIVTTANYPARKYGIHSAMPIFMAKQKCPKGCFLPVRMERYKEVSRQVFDILYKVTDLVEPLSIDEAYIDVSNINTNPIKIAEEIKWKVMESTGLTISIGISYNKFLAKLASDWNKPNGMKIITEDMIPDILLPLPVKSVYGIGAKSTKKLNNIGIYTVEDLMRLSEEFLIEFFGKAGSEIYNRIRGIDSRKINITRERKSIGTESTFSDYTKDKEVLKDFLRNFSIDLESSLEMKNLQAKTITLKIKDISFRTRTKSKTLNNYINSFDDIFEVAANLLYEIEIDQDIRLIGLTASNLETLKLEQLSLFDF, encoded by the coding sequence TTGCAAGATGTAATTCAATCAAAACAACTAAGTATTATTCATGTAGATATGGATGCTTTTTATGCATCTGTTGAAGAACATGACAATCCAAATCTGAAAGGACTGCCTATTATTGTAGGCGGCATGAGTAATCATGGAATTGTAACTACTGCCAATTACCCTGCCAGAAAATATGGAATACATTCTGCTATGCCTATTTTTATGGCAAAACAGAAATGCCCGAAAGGATGTTTTTTACCTGTAAGAATGGAGAGGTACAAAGAGGTTTCTAGACAGGTTTTTGATATATTATACAAGGTTACCGATTTAGTAGAGCCTTTATCCATTGATGAGGCATACATAGATGTATCAAATATCAATACTAATCCTATAAAAATTGCCGAGGAAATAAAATGGAAGGTAATGGAATCTACTGGATTAACTATATCTATAGGTATTTCGTATAACAAATTTTTAGCTAAGCTTGCATCTGACTGGAATAAGCCTAATGGGATGAAGATAATAACAGAGGATATGATACCAGATATTTTGCTTCCGCTTCCTGTTAAATCTGTATATGGAATAGGGGCAAAATCTACTAAAAAGCTAAACAATATAGGCATCTATACAGTTGAAGATTTAATGAGGCTATCAGAGGAATTTTTAATAGAATTTTTTGGAAAGGCTGGCAGTGAGATATATAATAGGATTCGTGGTATAGATTCTAGAAAAATCAATATAACTCGTGAAAGAAAATCTATAGGGACAGAAAGCACCTTCTCTGATTATACAAAGGATAAAGAAGTTTTAAAAGATTTTTTGCGGAATTTTTCCATTGATTTAGAATCTTCTTTAGAAATGAAAAATCTGCAAGCTAAGACCATAACCTTAAAGATTAAAGATATAAGCTTTAGAACTCGAACTAAGAGCAAGACTTTAAATAACTACATTAATAGCTTTGATGATATTTTTGAAGTTGCTGCCAATCTATTATATGAAATAGAAATAGATCAAGATATTAGGCTAATAGGTCTAACGGCATCAAATCTAGAAACCTTAAAGCTAGAGCAGCTTTCATTGTTTGATTTTTAA
- a CDS encoding protein-glutamine gamma-glutamyltransferase translates to MIRISGRPVTPENISNQYSLNSIQRDIITTMSSSNGIYDYESLSQLKFELDLRMSIINAARQLNNSNFSFRVFKKSFCNTDYWTRTNEGGFLLKSNVKPSDAINDIFVNGRKYGTECATAMVIIFYKAVLDSYPEELFNTMFSSIHLMNWHYINKNLDIGYYSDEVDYFPGDCRYFKNPDVNPLTPEWQGENTIDLGDGTYYGHGIGISSANGIIRALNRNRKVGATRSAYLMDSATRPGFKYLYSRYYSFTHSTN, encoded by the coding sequence ATGATTAGGATTTCAGGACGTCCAGTTACTCCCGAAAATATTAGTAATCAATATTCATTAAACAGTATTCAAAGAGATATAATCACCACAATGAGTTCCAGCAACGGAATATACGATTATGAATCCTTGAGTCAGCTTAAATTTGAACTGGATTTACGTATGAGTATAATTAATGCTGCTAGACAGCTCAATAATAGCAATTTCTCATTTAGAGTATTCAAAAAATCCTTTTGTAATACAGATTATTGGACTCGTACCAATGAAGGTGGTTTTCTGTTAAAAAGCAATGTGAAGCCTAGTGATGCAATAAATGATATATTTGTAAATGGACGTAAATATGGCACAGAATGTGCTACAGCAATGGTCATAATCTTTTATAAGGCAGTACTGGATTCATACCCCGAAGAACTTTTTAATACAATGTTTTCAAGTATACATCTAATGAATTGGCACTATATTAACAAAAACCTTGATATTGGCTATTATTCTGATGAAGTTGATTACTTTCCCGGAGACTGTAGATATTTTAAAAATCCTGATGTAAATCCTCTAACTCCAGAATGGCAAGGCGAAAATACTATTGATTTAGGCGATGGAACCTATTATGGTCATGGAATAGGAATATCTTCTGCAAATGGAATAATCAGGGCTCTAAATAGAAATAGAAAAGTAGGTGCAACAAGATCTGCTTATTTGATGGATTCGGCAACTCGTCCAGGTTTTAAATATCTGTATTCTAGGTATTATAGCTTCACACATTCTACGAATTGA
- a CDS encoding FAD:protein FMN transferase, whose product MRRIIIGFLVLLLVASVVSGCQKVDKNPYQKYSESFFDTFDTLTQVVGYTKNEEEFDSYVDKIHKRFRELHNLYDIYDSYEGINNIKTINDNAGIKPVKVDKEIIDLILFSKDWYKRTDGKTNIAMGPVLRIWSRYREEAEYDPENAKIPPMEELLEANNYTDIDKVIIDTEKSTVYLEDKKMNLDVGAVAKGFATEIVAKEIMAEGFESGMISAGGNVRVLGKPLDGIRERWGIGIQDPKKFIFSDDSELLDTIFINNSSVVTSGDYQRYYVVDDKIIHHLIDSQTLMPGEYFRSVTVVTEDSGLADFLSTTVFLMPYEKGRKLVDSLDGVEAIWVTKDGTVEATEGMKKIMKSNGASGANPN is encoded by the coding sequence ATGAGAAGAATAATTATAGGATTTTTAGTTTTATTATTAGTTGCCTCTGTTGTTAGTGGTTGTCAGAAAGTAGATAAAAACCCTTACCAAAAATATAGTGAAAGTTTTTTTGATACCTTTGATACTTTAACACAAGTCGTAGGTTATACCAAAAATGAAGAGGAATTTGATTCTTATGTAGATAAAATTCACAAAAGGTTTCGAGAGCTTCATAATCTGTATGATATATATGACAGCTATGAGGGAATAAACAATATTAAAACTATTAATGACAATGCAGGTATAAAGCCAGTTAAAGTAGACAAGGAGATAATAGATCTTATTCTTTTTTCTAAGGATTGGTATAAGCGTACAGATGGGAAGACAAATATAGCCATGGGGCCTGTTCTTCGTATATGGAGCCGCTACCGAGAAGAAGCAGAATACGACCCTGAAAATGCTAAAATACCTCCTATGGAGGAACTATTGGAAGCCAATAATTACACAGACATAGATAAAGTAATAATTGATACAGAAAAAAGTACAGTATATCTAGAAGATAAAAAAATGAATCTAGACGTAGGAGCCGTTGCAAAAGGCTTCGCTACAGAAATTGTTGCAAAGGAAATTATGGCTGAGGGCTTTGAATCTGGAATGATAAGTGCAGGAGGAAATGTACGTGTCTTAGGAAAGCCTCTTGATGGCATTCGTGAACGCTGGGGGATAGGAATACAAGACCCTAAGAAGTTTATTTTTTCTGATGACTCAGAATTACTAGACACTATTTTTATCAATAACTCTTCCGTAGTAACTAGTGGTGATTATCAAAGATATTATGTTGTTGATGATAAAATTATCCATCACTTAATTGACTCTCAAACTCTTATGCCGGGAGAATATTTCCGCTCTGTTACAGTAGTCACAGAGGATTCTGGATTAGCAGATTTTTTGTCTACTACAGTATTTCTAATGCCCTATGAAAAAGGTCGCAAATTAGTAGATAGCCTTGATGGAGTAGAAGCCATATGGGTTACAAAGGATGGAACTGTAGAAGCTACTGAAGGAATGAAAAAAATTATGAAAAGTAATGGTGCCTCCGGTGCCAATCCTAATTAA
- a CDS encoding DUF979 family protein, whose product MIKLIGIIIVIIGFAFKFDLIGIPFVIKLGLNQNVIGILGLTSGFCGTLMTPMAANYNVVPVAVLEMKDRYGVIKKQIPVALIFQIIIMYIMGR is encoded by the coding sequence ATGATTAAATTAATTGGTATCATAATAGTTATTATTGGATTTGCATTTAAATTTGATCTTATTGGCATACCTTTTGTTATTAAGCTTGGGTTAAATCAAAATGTAATTGGAATACTTGGACTGACATCAGGCTTTTGTGGAACGCTTATGACTCCAATGGCTGCAAATTATAATGTGGTTCCCGTAGCAGTTTTGGAGATGAAGGATCGCTATGGAGTTATAAAAAAACAAATACCAGTTGCGCTTATATTTCAGATAATAATAATGTATATAATGGGAAGATAG